A window of Phycobacter azelaicus contains these coding sequences:
- the bchL gene encoding ferredoxin:protochlorophyllide reductase (ATP-dependent) iron-sulfur ATP-binding protein, whose translation MSPRDNIPAPVLSRGQDGEGSVQVHQDASARIEGAKVFSVYGKGGIGKSTTSSNLSASFAKLGKRVLQIGCDPKHDSTFTLTGRLQPTVIDILKEVDFHPEELRAEDFVTEGWGGVKCVEAGGPPAGTGCGGYVVGQTVKLLKQHHLLEDTDVVIFDVLGDVVCGGFAAPLQHADRAVIVTANDFDSIYAMNRIIAAVQAKSQNYKVRLAGCVANRSKDTDEVDRYCDTVGFKRIAHMPDVDAIRRSRLKKKTLFEMPDEDDIIAARAEYIRLAETLWRGTDPLAPAPMEDRDIFELLGFD comes from the coding sequence TGTCGCGCGGACAGGACGGTGAAGGCTCTGTTCAGGTGCATCAGGATGCCTCTGCCCGTATCGAGGGGGCAAAGGTCTTTTCCGTCTATGGCAAGGGCGGCATCGGCAAATCTACAACCTCATCGAACCTCTCGGCCTCCTTTGCCAAACTGGGCAAGCGGGTGCTGCAGATCGGCTGCGATCCAAAACACGACAGCACATTTACCCTGACCGGACGCCTGCAGCCCACCGTGATCGACATCCTGAAAGAGGTGGATTTCCACCCCGAGGAGCTGCGAGCTGAGGATTTTGTCACCGAAGGCTGGGGCGGCGTGAAATGCGTCGAGGCGGGCGGCCCACCCGCGGGGACCGGTTGCGGTGGCTATGTGGTGGGACAGACAGTCAAGCTGCTCAAGCAGCACCACCTGCTTGAGGATACGGACGTGGTGATCTTCGACGTGCTCGGAGATGTCGTCTGCGGTGGTTTTGCAGCCCCCTTGCAGCATGCGGACCGTGCGGTGATCGTGACCGCCAACGATTTTGACAGCATCTACGCGATGAACCGTATCATCGCCGCCGTTCAAGCGAAATCACAGAACTACAAGGTGCGGCTGGCCGGCTGTGTGGCGAACCGGTCAAAGGACACCGACGAGGTGGATCGCTACTGCGACACGGTCGGCTTCAAACGCATCGCCCATATGCCCGACGTAGACGCAATCCGGCGCTCGCGGCTGAAAAAGAAAACGCTGTTCGAGATGCCCGATGAGGACGACATCATCGCCGCGCGCGCTGAATACATCCGCCTGGCCGAAACCCTGTGGCGCGGCACCGACCCGCTGGCTCCGGCGCCGATGGAAGACCGAGATATCTTTGAGCTTTTGGGGTTCGACTGA
- the bchM gene encoding magnesium protoporphyrin IX methyltransferase, whose protein sequence is MEYEATRSRVEHYFDRTATKVWDQLTSDAPVSRIRQSVRRGRDAMRARMLERLPADLTGARVLDAGCGTGLMATELAARGARVTAVDISPSLIDIAQRRLPDTLKARVQFQVGDMLSKDLGQFDHVMAMDSLIYYREDDIHAALDGLAKRTRGSIVFTVPPRTPLLMAMWHSGKLFPRSDRSPVMVPHGTQRLSRRLRQTGRVEDIGRVSVGFYISHALEVRP, encoded by the coding sequence ATGGAGTATGAAGCCACCCGTTCCCGCGTCGAACACTATTTCGACCGCACCGCGACCAAGGTTTGGGACCAGCTGACCTCGGACGCGCCGGTCTCGCGCATTCGTCAGAGCGTGCGGCGCGGCCGGGATGCCATGCGCGCCCGTATGCTGGAGCGACTGCCTGCGGATCTGACTGGCGCGCGGGTGCTGGACGCGGGCTGCGGCACCGGGCTGATGGCCACCGAACTGGCGGCGCGCGGCGCGCGGGTTACCGCCGTGGATATCTCTCCCTCTCTGATCGATATCGCCCAGCGCCGCCTGCCCGATACGCTGAAAGCGCGGGTGCAGTTTCAGGTGGGTGACATGCTCTCCAAGGACCTTGGCCAGTTCGACCATGTGATGGCCATGGACAGCCTGATCTACTACCGCGAAGACGATATCCACGCCGCCCTTGATGGGCTGGCAAAGCGGACCCGTGGCAGCATCGTCTTTACCGTGCCGCCGCGCACGCCGCTGTTGATGGCCATGTGGCATAGCGGCAAGCTCTTTCCGCGCAGCGACCGCTCGCCCGTGATGGTCCCGCACGGCACACAGCGTCTGTCCCGTCGTCTGCGCCAGACCGGCAGGGTCGAGGATATCGGTCGCGTCTCGGTCGGCTTTTACATCTCTCATGCGCTGGAGGTGCGCCCGTGA
- a CDS encoding PucC family protein: MIVSPAQLRKLSVRLLPFSDAASETLPLAALLRLSLFQVSVGMAGVMLLGTLNRVMIVEMSLAATLVAVMIALPVLIAPFRALLGFRSDTYRSAIGWKRIPYLWFGSLWQMGGLAVMPFALLVLEGNTVHHVPFAGEVLAALAFLMTGLGMHMTQTAGLALAADRASDETRPRVVALLYVMFLVGMGLSALLVGWLLTDYSPLRLIRVVQGAAVATLLLNLVALWRQERLRPMTACERASPRPRFAAAWQDLARGGEAGRLLVTVFLGTMAFTMQDVLLEPYGGEILGLSVSSTTLLTALWACGALAGFALAARRMSRRANPYRLAATGLIAGLVAFSAVIFAAPMASGSLFFVGSTLIGFGGGLFAVATLSAAMTMATGDLAGRGLALGAWGAAQATASGLAIALGGGLRDSVNALAATGQWGTAVATPATGYSFVYHTEIALIFATLIALGPLVRRRTQSWGPAASTPSRIGLADFPT; the protein is encoded by the coding sequence GTGATCGTTTCGCCCGCTCAGCTTCGCAAACTCTCGGTGCGTCTGTTGCCGTTTTCGGATGCGGCCTCAGAGACGCTGCCGCTTGCCGCGCTACTGCGCCTGTCGCTGTTTCAGGTGTCGGTGGGCATGGCCGGGGTCATGCTGCTGGGCACGCTGAACCGGGTGATGATCGTGGAGATGAGCCTTGCGGCCACGCTGGTTGCGGTGATGATCGCCCTGCCGGTGCTGATTGCCCCCTTCCGGGCGCTGCTGGGCTTTCGCTCTGACACCTACCGCTCCGCCATCGGGTGGAAGCGGATCCCCTACCTCTGGTTCGGCTCTTTGTGGCAGATGGGCGGGCTTGCGGTGATGCCCTTTGCCCTTTTGGTGCTGGAGGGCAATACCGTCCACCATGTGCCCTTTGCCGGAGAGGTTCTGGCCGCGCTGGCCTTTCTGATGACCGGCCTCGGCATGCATATGACCCAGACCGCTGGGCTGGCGCTGGCCGCAGATCGCGCCAGTGATGAGACACGCCCCCGCGTCGTGGCGCTGCTTTATGTCATGTTTCTAGTCGGTATGGGGCTTTCGGCTCTGTTGGTAGGGTGGCTGTTGACAGACTATTCGCCGCTGCGGCTGATCCGGGTGGTCCAGGGCGCGGCCGTGGCGACCTTGCTGCTCAATCTGGTGGCCCTATGGCGACAGGAGCGACTGCGCCCCATGACCGCCTGTGAACGCGCAAGTCCGCGGCCACGCTTTGCCGCAGCCTGGCAGGATCTGGCCCGTGGTGGTGAAGCGGGGCGGCTCTTGGTGACGGTCTTCCTTGGCACCATGGCCTTTACCATGCAGGACGTGCTGCTGGAGCCCTACGGTGGAGAGATCCTTGGCCTTTCCGTCTCTTCCACCACGCTGCTGACCGCGCTCTGGGCCTGTGGCGCCTTGGCGGGGTTTGCCCTGGCCGCCCGCCGGATGAGCCGCCGCGCCAATCCATACCGCCTTGCCGCAACGGGGTTGATCGCTGGCCTTGTCGCATTCTCCGCGGTCATCTTTGCCGCCCCCATGGCATCGGGCAGCCTGTTCTTTGTCGGCTCTACGCTGATCGGCTTTGGCGGCGGCCTGTTTGCTGTTGCCACGCTGAGCGCCGCCATGACCATGGCCACGGGCGATCTGGCAGGGCGCGGCCTGGCGCTAGGGGCCTGGGGGGCGGCGCAGGCCACCGCTTCGGGCCTTGCCATCGCCCTTGGCGGCGGTTTGCGTGACAGCGTCAACGCCCTTGCCGCAACGGGCCAATGGGGCACAGCCGTTGCCACACCGGCCACCGGCTATTCATTCGTCTATCACACCGAGATCGCGCTGATCTTCGCCACACTTATCGCGCTCGGCCCACTTGTTCGCCGCAGGACACAGTCCTGGGGACCGGCGGCATCCACGCCCAGTCGGATCGGCCTTGCCGATTTCCCGACCTGA
- the puhA gene encoding photosynthetic reaction center subunit H produces MTDPFFAEFDLASLSIWLFWIFFAGLIYYIQRENMREGFPLKDEDGEDHHAISFWSLPADKTFKLPHDRGELTVPSGQPEDRPNDSLALARTNDADGFPYEPTGNPLVDGVGPAAWAPRRNEAELDAHGHPKIRPMAQVEGYFHVAGRDPRGLPVISGDGKVMGMVTEMWVDVPEQMVRYLEYKLESDGTKRLVPMTLARIFGPKVIVKSLYAENFADVPMIVSETQITKLEEDKVSAYYGGGTLYASKDRLEPQL; encoded by the coding sequence ATGACCGATCCCTTCTTTGCCGAATTCGACCTCGCCAGCCTTTCAATCTGGCTGTTCTGGATCTTTTTCGCCGGGCTGATCTACTACATCCAGCGCGAAAACATGCGCGAAGGCTTCCCCCTCAAGGATGAGGATGGCGAGGATCATCACGCCATTTCGTTTTGGTCCCTACCTGCGGACAAGACCTTCAAACTGCCCCATGATCGCGGAGAGCTGACCGTCCCCTCAGGCCAGCCCGAGGACCGCCCCAATGACAGCCTGGCCCTGGCGCGCACCAATGACGCCGATGGCTTTCCTTACGAGCCGACCGGCAACCCGCTGGTGGATGGTGTTGGCCCTGCTGCCTGGGCGCCACGGCGCAACGAGGCTGAACTCGACGCACATGGCCACCCAAAGATCCGCCCAATGGCGCAGGTCGAAGGCTATTTTCATGTCGCGGGCCGTGATCCACGCGGCCTGCCTGTCATCTCTGGCGACGGCAAGGTCATGGGCATGGTCACCGAAATGTGGGTCGACGTGCCCGAACAGATGGTGCGCTACCTGGAATACAAGCTCGAAAGCGACGGCACAAAACGTCTTGTGCCGATGACGCTGGCGCGGATTTTCGGCCCCAAAGTCATCGTCAAATCGCTTTATGCCGAAAACTTTGCCGATGTACCGATGATCGTCTCGGAGACCCAGATCACCAAACTCGAAGAGGACAAGGTCTCTGCCTACTACGGCGGCGGGACGCTTTATGCCTCCAAGGACCGGCTAGAGCCGCAGCTTTAG
- the puhB gene encoding photosynthetic complex putative assembly protein PuhB → MSHDDFKTEPVPGLPEHPPAGEHILWQGRPNWWALTKRATGFWWIMGYFVVLALWRFVSVVDLVPLRQAVALSVPFLILAAIVGALLTITAWVQARAAVYTVTNKRVVLRVGAALTVTLNLPYTQIARADIDLRRDGTGTIAFDTLGETRLAYVVLWPHVRPWRFPAQPALRCIPAAQEVADLLSVNARSAIQSKHEDNQTGPVPVAAE, encoded by the coding sequence ATGAGCCATGACGATTTCAAGACCGAGCCTGTTCCCGGCCTGCCAGAGCACCCACCCGCGGGCGAGCACATCCTGTGGCAGGGCCGCCCGAACTGGTGGGCGCTGACCAAACGCGCCACCGGGTTTTGGTGGATCATGGGCTACTTCGTGGTGCTGGCCCTGTGGCGGTTTGTGTCAGTGGTGGATCTTGTGCCGCTGAGACAGGCGGTTGCACTATCGGTGCCATTCCTGATCCTGGCCGCCATTGTCGGCGCGCTGCTGACGATCACGGCTTGGGTTCAGGCGCGCGCGGCAGTCTATACTGTCACCAACAAACGCGTGGTGCTGCGCGTCGGCGCGGCGCTGACGGTAACGCTGAACCTGCCCTACACCCAGATCGCACGGGCGGACATCGACCTGCGCCGTGACGGCACCGGCACCATTGCCTTTGACACACTGGGCGAGACGCGGCTGGCCTATGTGGTGCTCTGGCCGCATGTGCGCCCCTGGCGCTTTCCGGCCCAGCCTGCCCTGCGCTGCATTCCGGCAGCGCAAGAGGTGGCGGACCTTCTGAGTGTGAACGCGCGATCCGCAATCCAGTCCAAGCATGAGGACAATCAGACCGGGCCCGTGCCCGTTGCAGCGGAGTAG
- the puhC gene encoding photosynthetic complex assembly protein PuhC — translation MSDTHHPDRPRIHHDTDTMVPRVMVRAMFALVMVILVLTTLSVLMGRPLQSTPPTSALIREVHLHLTSDISGAVTVLDAHGSLIADLSPEDGGFISGVHRVVLFERRKAGLPATGAVTLQAFENGRMAIIDPATGWRADLMGFGADNAAAFARLLAQSVPVPAQRRDGDAKP, via the coding sequence ATGAGCGATACGCATCACCCCGACAGGCCTCGGATCCATCACGATACGGACACCATGGTGCCGCGGGTCATGGTGCGTGCCATGTTCGCTCTGGTGATGGTGATCCTTGTGCTGACGACCCTATCCGTCCTGATGGGGCGCCCATTGCAAAGCACGCCGCCGACATCTGCTTTGATCCGCGAGGTGCATCTGCATCTGACCTCGGACATCTCTGGCGCCGTGACGGTTCTGGATGCGCACGGCTCACTTATTGCCGATCTGTCGCCCGAAGACGGCGGGTTTATCTCCGGCGTGCATCGCGTGGTGCTGTTTGAACGCCGCAAGGCGGGACTGCCAGCCACAGGAGCTGTCACGCTTCAGGCTTTTGAAAATGGCCGCATGGCCATCATCGACCCCGCAACGGGGTGGCGCGCTGACCTTATGGGGTTTGGCGCCGACAACGCAGCGGCCTTCGCCAGGCTGCTTGCGCAAAGTGTTCCGGTCCCGGCCCAGCGCCGTGACGGGGACGCAAAACCATAA
- the acsF gene encoding magnesium-protoporphyrin IX monomethyl ester (oxidative) cyclase has product MNIQTSKTTAPRHTADATTVEEGLAIQEEQAKFDSTAATEVAMQNTLLTPRFYTTDFDELDALDVSSVRGEWDELIAQMVSDPNKGHFRKTDAWYHVDWDGMEPQLRKEFIDFLISSCTAEFSGCVLYKEMKRRGSNADITQLFQLMARDEARHAGFINDALREAGVAVNLGFLTQKKKYTYFRPKFIYYATYLSEKIGYARYITIFRHLQAHPEHRFHPIFKWFEEWCNDEFSHGEAFALLMKTDPKLTSGHNVLWIKFFLTAVYATMYVRDHQRPAFHAALGVDPDWYAHEVFTKTSKLSEQIFPITLDIENPRWQRGLERLYTANKQIARAKEAGGIGGFMGRMTGSAKAALAFVSLYTIPAKRHRVPEHTRLQPAY; this is encoded by the coding sequence ATGAATATTCAAACCTCGAAAACCACGGCGCCGCGCCACACCGCCGATGCCACCACCGTCGAGGAAGGCCTTGCCATCCAGGAAGAGCAAGCCAAGTTCGACAGCACCGCCGCCACCGAAGTTGCGATGCAGAACACGCTCTTGACGCCGCGCTTTTACACCACGGATTTCGACGAGCTGGACGCTCTGGATGTCAGCTCTGTGCGCGGCGAATGGGACGAGTTGATCGCGCAGATGGTCTCTGATCCGAACAAGGGCCACTTTCGCAAGACCGACGCCTGGTATCACGTGGACTGGGACGGGATGGAGCCGCAGCTGCGCAAGGAGTTCATCGACTTCCTGATCTCCTCCTGCACGGCTGAGTTTTCGGGCTGCGTTCTATACAAGGAGATGAAGCGGCGCGGCTCCAACGCCGATATCACACAGCTGTTTCAACTCATGGCCCGGGACGAGGCGCGCCATGCCGGCTTTATCAACGATGCCCTGCGCGAAGCGGGCGTGGCGGTGAACCTTGGCTTTCTGACGCAGAAGAAAAAGTACACCTACTTCCGGCCCAAGTTCATCTACTACGCCACCTACCTGTCGGAAAAGATCGGTTATGCGCGCTACATCACCATCTTCCGCCACCTTCAGGCGCACCCCGAACACCGGTTCCATCCGATCTTCAAATGGTTTGAAGAATGGTGCAACGATGAGTTCAGCCACGGTGAGGCCTTTGCCCTACTGATGAAGACCGATCCAAAGCTGACATCGGGGCACAATGTGCTGTGGATCAAGTTCTTCCTCACGGCGGTCTATGCGACCATGTATGTGCGCGATCACCAGCGCCCAGCCTTTCATGCGGCGCTTGGCGTCGATCCTGACTGGTACGCCCATGAGGTCTTTACCAAGACCTCTAAACTGTCGGAGCAGATCTTCCCGATCACGCTGGACATCGAAAACCCGCGCTGGCAGCGGGGGCTGGAACGGCTATATACCGCCAACAAGCAGATCGCCCGCGCCAAGGAAGCCGGAGGTATCGGCGGGTTCATGGGACGCATGACAGGATCCGCCAAGGCGGCATTGGCATTTGTTTCACTCTATACCATCCCGGCAAAACGCCATCGCGTGCCCGAGCACACGCGCCTTCAGCCGGCGTATTGA